Within Tamandua tetradactyla isolate mTamTet1 chromosome 10, mTamTet1.pri, whole genome shotgun sequence, the genomic segment tctatatctgagcactctattcgattccattggtcgatatatctatctttatgccaataccatgctgttttgaccactgtggcttcataacatgccttaaaatcaggcagcgcgagacctccagcttcgatttttttcctcaagatgtttttagcaattcggggcaacctgcccttccagataaatttgcttattggtttttctatttctgaaaaataagttgttgggattttgattggtattgcattgaatctgtaaatcaatttaggtaggattgacatcttgactatatttagtcttccaatccatgaacatggtatgcccttccatctatttagttcttctgtgatttctttcaacagttttttgtagttttctttatatagattttttgtctctttagttaaatttatccctaggtattttattcttttagttgcaattgtaaatgggatttgttcttgatttccccctcagcttgttcattagtagtgtatagaaatgctacagatttttgaatgttgatcttgtaacctgctactttgttgtacttatttattagctctagtagttttgttgtggatttttccgggttttcaacatatagtatcatatcgtctgcaaacagtgatagttttacttcttcctttccaattttgatgccttgtatttctttttcttgtctaattgctctggctagaacctccagaacaatgttgaataatagtggtgatagtggacatccttgtcttgttcctgatcttagggggaaagttttcaatttttccccattgagggtgatattagctgtgggtttttcatatattccctctatcattttaaggaagttcccttgtatttctatcttttgaagtgttttcaacagaaaaggatgttgaatcttgtcaaatgccgtctctgcatcaattgagatgatcatgtgatttttctgctttgatttgttgatatggtgtattacattaattgattttcttatgttgaaccatccttgcatacctgggatgaatcctacttggtcatgatgtataattcttttaatgtgttgttggatacgatttactagaattttattgaggatttttgcatctatattcattagagagattggtctgtagttttctgtttttgtaatatctttgcctggttttggtacgagggtgatgttggcttcatagaatgaattaggtagttttccctccacttcgatttttttgaagagtttgaggagagttggtactaattctttctggaatgtttggtagaattcacatgtgaagccatctggtcctggacttttctttttaggaagcttttgaatgactaattcaatgtctttacttgtgataggtttgttgaggtcatctatttcttcttgagtcaaagttggttgttcatgtctttccaggaacccatccatttaatctaaattgttgtatttattagcgtaaagttgttcatagtgtcctgttattacctcctttatttctgtgaggtcagtagttatgtctcctcttccatttctgatcttatttatttgcattctctctcttcttctttttgtcaatcttgataagggcccatcaatcttattgattttctcatacaaccaacttctggtcttattgattttctctattgttttcatgttttcaatttcatttatttctgctctgatctttgttatttctttccttttgcttgctttgggatttatttgctgttctttctccagttcttctaagtgaacaattaattcctgcatttttgccttttcttcttttctgatataggcatttagggcaataaatttccctcttagcactgcctttgctgcatcccataagttttgatatgttgtgttttcattttcattcgcctcgaggtatttactaatttctcttgcaatttctactttgacccactcgttgtttaacagtgtgttgttgagcctccacgtatttgtgaattttctggcactccgcctattattgatttccaacttcattcctttatgatccgagaaagtgttgtgtatgatttcaatctgtttaaatttgttaagacttgctttgtgacccagcatatggtctatctttgagaatgatccatgagcacttgagaagaaggtgtatcctgctgctgtgggatgtaatgtcctataaatgtctgttaagtctagctcatttatagtaatattcagattctctatttctttattgatcctctgtctagatgttctgtccattgatgagagtggggaattgaagtctccaactattatggtatttgtgtctatttcccttttcagtgtttgcagtgtattcctcacgtattttggggcattctggttcggtgcataaatatttatgattgttatgtcttcttgtttaattgttccttttattagtatatagtgttcttctttgtctcttttaactgttttacatttgaagtctaacttgttggatattagtatagccactcctgctcttttctggttgttatttgcatgaaatatcttttcccaacctttcactttcaacctatgtttatctttggatctaagatgtgtttcctgtagacagcatatagaaggatcctgttttttaatccattctgccagtctatgtcttttgattggggaattcagtccattaacatttagtgttattactatttggataatattttcctctaccattttgccttttgtattatatatatcatatctgactttccttctttctacactcttctccatgcttctctcttctgtcctttcatttctgactctagtgctccctttagtatttcttgcagagctggtctcttggtcacaaattctctcagtgactttttgtctgagaatgttttaatttctccctcatttctgaaggacaattttgctggatataggagtcttggttggcagtttttctcttttagtaatttaaatatatcatcccactgtcttctagcctccatggtttctgctgagaattctacacatagtcttattgggtttcccttgtatgtgatggattgtttttctcttgctgctttcaagatcttctctttctctttgacctctgacattctaactagtaagtgtcttggagaacgcctatttgggtctaatctctttggggtgcgctgcacttcttggatctgtaattttaggtctttcataagagttgggaagttttcagtgataatttcttccattagtttttctcctccttttcccttctcttctccttctgggacacccacaacacgtatatttgtgcgcttcatattgtccttgagttccctgataccctgttcaagtttttccattcttttcccaatagtttctgtttgtttttggaattcagatgttccatcctccaaatcactaattctatcttctgtctctttgaatctatcattgtaggtatccattgttttttccatcttttctaccttatccttcacttccataagttctgtgatttgttttttcagtttttctatttcttctttatgttcagcccatgtcttcttcatgtcctccctcaatttatcgatttcgtttttgaagaggttttccatttctgttcgtatattcagcattagttgtctcagctcctgtatctcatttgaactattggtttgttcctctgactgggccatattttcaattttttgagcgtgatccgttatcttctgctggcatctgcgcatttagacagattttcctgggttttggatccaaaagtttggaagatttttctgtgaaagctctggattctgtttttcttatcctgcccagtaggtggcgctcgtggcatatgtttgtctgcgggtcccaccagtaaaaggtgctgtgggtcctttaactttggcaaactctcgccgtccgggaggttcgctagccgaagcggcttggaagagtgccagccggcccagggtccgaatgCAGGGTGGGTCGCTGggcgctgcagcccgggaaagtgcccgtccgaatttcctagtcggcccggggcgcaaagcgtggcgggagggcgctaGCCGCAGccgcccacccgggagagtgcaccgttcccagggagtcgtgggtttggaagggcccccccccaccaccgttctccacagcctggggatttctgatccaattctctcagttggtccgggggccgcgcgtggtgtgggcgccagccgccgcagtttgaggggaccgcctgtccaattctcccagcctacccgggaagggggaagggagtgactccggccgctttccgccccgcccggtgaagcccgcgcccctcggcgatctcaccaaaacgggttctctcagccagccagccgttccaggatggggtacgctgtcttttttatctctgtcgtggctttgggggctgttctgtatcgtttctactcccctagtagctgttctggaggggaaactaagatccacgcgtcttactaagccgccatcttctccggaagtctgctttgctggggctccagagattcaGGTGTTCATTCCATCtgtgtcaccaaattgttaccagacaaggGCTGTCGGTTTTTCTGCCCAACATACACaattaccaattcctgagacaccggggtttccaAGAGAGTaaaagtttattactacatgtgtTGCAGGAGAATAGACTAacaccccaaaatctgtcttcctgtaTTTAGAGTGTTCgtggtttttaaggattttaaaaggggagataagGTCATTCCAGATAGTAAACTTGAAGCACAAAAGGAGAGCagtcagtagccatgtttcttgatgatgactgaataatgataaagctttcacaatgtgactgtgtgattgtgaaaaccttgtgtctgatgctccttttatctaccttgtcaacagacgagtagaacatgtggaataaaaataaataatagggggaacaaatgttaaaacaaatttagtttgaaatgctagtgatcaatgaaagcgaggggtaaggggtatggtatgtataatctttttttttctgttttcattttatttctttttctattgtctttttatttctttttctgaattgatgcaaatgttctaagaaatgatgaatatgcaactatgtgatgatattgtgaattacttattatatatgtggaatggaacaatcatatgtttatgtttttgttcgtttgttgttaaatattatttaataaataaattttaaaaaaagaatgtatgttaagttctgtcaataaaaatatttttaaaaaatagatttagcAGAATTATACTTTGAGCTAAACATGTATCAGTTCAAATTAATTTAATCAGGTTTcctagttgtattttttttaaattttgttctattCTACAGAgcataaatattaaatgattataaaatacatttcatttgaaatgttttatgcggggagaggtgggactcCGCCGAGTCCGGTCCCGCTAGGCTAGCGAGGGTCCACTCCTCCTGCCGAGGGGGTCCAGGGAGTAGAACCGCCAGGCGCAGAGGGGGCTCGAGCTCGAGCGTCTGGGTCGGAGGCGCACGTgcaggggaccactgcgggtctgaaggactggaggccgagtcaattaaggcatgaagcaaggtagctttattgttggtagaagcttatgccagggccgccagtagctaaagacctcgaggctcggtgagccccggactatatacagtttgaggagaggtggagttagggcgtggactccaggggagggtagccaatcacacagggaggacggatggggtgactgtgacgtctgtaggcaccaGGGAGATGTTGTTTTTGAGTGTGCCTGTAGCTGCGGATGTTGGGCGGGTGGAGGGATAAGGAGGAGGTCAACAGgggtagagagacaaggctgcgtcACTAGCCGccgggtgaggcttgtaattcagaggtctagaagaaccggacgtgccaaaatggcgagggagggaatgaaaaagactaagccatcaggccaagaataaaattatgccacagttttaaatacaaaatacagAATTCAAGCACAAATCAATGCATTATGGTCTCATGAATACAGttataaaactgaaaacttaACAGCTTCCAATAAGTAAATAACATTATGATAGGAAAGATTCATTCCAAAAACAGCATTtttaacaaaagaagaagaaagcattaGCAATGTCAGTTAGTGTTATTGTTTTGGTAGTATTGTATCAATTAAGAAGCAATTCAAATTCTAGTAATGGTAGtaaaattactttcaaatttggattaaaaatagCACTAAATCTTCAAAGTATTGAAACTTTTAGAAAATTGTGACTTTCCAGTTGGCAATCTGAGCCAAAAAGATGCCAAGGGGAAGCAGTACACAGATGCCATATAATGATACACATTATTTATGAACCTGATACTGTGTTGGTTGGTTCACACATTTCATAAATTGACCTTTCTGTTTCAATGACAAGTGTACAAAATTGTGATTCTTACATAAGAATCACACATAAAACCCAAGAACAAACACATTAAATCAAAAAGCTAACTTGtacttccatttctttaaaaaaaaaaaaaaaaaaaagtagatatcaGATTTTTAACCCATTAAGAGAAAAGCCATCTTAAAAGTCTTGTagcaggcgggccacggtggctcagtaggcagagttctcacctgccatgctggagacccaggtttgattcctggtgcctgcccacgcaaaaaaaaaagtcttgtagctatttccctctaagatgagaAGAAAAGGATGTCTGTTCTTGCcacttcttaaaaaaagaaaaaagtcctgtAATCTTCCTTTTTCAGCTGAAAGGATGAAGCACGATAGCCACGACTTTGTTACAGACTAAAATCCAACAAGTTATTCCAATgccacctgaaaaaaaaagaaattcaacataAGAAACCACACCCACAGTTCTGCTCACATTGCCTGCCTCTGTTACTTTTAACTTACAGGAAAAAAGAgtatttcaattctttttgtgCAGTGCTCAGCTAAGACTACGTTCATTCATATTTCATGGAGCCAACTTCGTTAGCCTTTCTACAGACTTACAGGGCTGCAGTTCTTTACTAAGAAGGAGTTACACCAAACAGTTGACactgatttgtatttctctctctGGCCAGAGAGATGTGCATTTCTATCTGCAATACGCAAAAAACTGCAAGAAGTTGGAGCAGGaactatttgtttttcctttctaaaaaaaaatcattaagtaAGGTTTACTCACACCTCTCCTACCCCACTGACAACTGAGAGGCAGGAGTGCCACATCGTCCAGGACAGGCTGCAAAGGTGGCTGACTGGCCCGCATGGAAGGGTGACCTTTTGCCCCTCTAGTCACCCCTGCATCCCAACCAGCAAGGCCCCAAGCAGAGCTCGTGGCCGAGCCTGGGCTGTGGTGGtcaaatgcaaagaaaagaaaaggggagcAGCAAGAGTGGCTAAACTGGAAGTCTTTTTTGAAACAGTCAATTCCTTTGACCTTCAGCTTAATCATGTATCACAACCAAAGACTGCCTGACAAAGATGCGTGCTACAGCATTCTTAATAGCAAAAAATCAGAAcctagcaaaataaatattttataatagggAAATTAGTACATTATAACACATCCAAATGAAGAACAGCTATTTAAGCTTCCTTAATAATTTACTGATATGGGAAAAGGCTtacaatataaaatgaaatgggGTATAAAACTGTAATGTCAGGTGACtttaactatataaaaataaatagaaaaaacgACTGAAAAAATATATCAGGGTTATCCATAgctaatggaattttaaaaagtattttttggtTATTTCTAATCATTCTTCAATGACGTATATCTGTTTTAACATAACCAAAAAATTACctttcaaatataaaagaatgaCGAAGAGCATCAAATGCTGCTGAGACGTCAAGCATAATAAGGATTGAGAAGAAGTTGCAGAATTTGGGAATTGGAGGTTCAGAATCAGACTCCAAGCATTCGTCCTGGATTCTGGAAGCAGACCTGGAATTGAATTCTAGCTCTGCCATTTAATACTTTGGTGACCTTTCACAATAAGATATGCACaaggcagagagaagagcagCTGCTCACTCAACAGAATGACGATGATGACGAGTTGACTCACCTTCTACCACCCACCTCTACAGAAGCACAACAATATCTTCCATGAAAATCTTACCTGCTACTCTAGTAGGAAATGCTACTAGGCGATCAAGTGGAGTTATCCATTTACTTGGCACCACAGCCACAGGGACAGAATAATACTTCCAAATAAGTGAGATCATCAGTGCTGCCTGGAAAGACACTTCTGGTAAGTGAAAAGAACCTGCCAGTCATGTAACAAATAACTACAAAAGATgggaaaacatcaaaaaaaattaaggaaacttCCAGATTGATGACCACAAGCCTACCAATTCAGACCTTGAAGCCAAGATACACGCATGCACAGCCACTAATCTCCATTGCTAAAACCCTGAAATATGCTGTCGAATTAAAGACCAGTCCACAAGGATGTCTAGAACACACAGAccaaaggggtgggggaaagggtaCTTCTTACATGTGAACTGTATAGTGGGTGTTTTAATATGGATAACAGATACACATTATTTAAATTAGCGGATAAATAAACCGGGCAATCTTTCCTCACTTAGTATCTCCCCTGACTTGCCAgactattttaaatatacttgTGACAAAAGCTATCTTACTCCTCTAAGATCCTTGAAAGCACAGTAAATTCTCCCACCCACACAAGTGTCAGCATAACTGTGCAGAGGCGGGCTCTCTATAAGGTGAAACAATGGGTAGAGAACTGAggcttcttttccctcctttccccACCAGTAGAAAGGGTGACCCCTCACGGTCCTGATTATGCCACTCAAATAAACAGACTTAAAAAAGAGTGTCTGCCTTAATTCCTGTGTCTCTGTAAAACCTAGCTCATATTTCAGGatcaatttctttaaatatacccAAATAACCTTTCATTTTTGGGAGGGGGGGGGTTGTGTGAATTCTTCACCACAGTAAATAGAAGTTCTGAAACTTCAGAAGTACTGAAAGCAGAGATCACTTAACCCACCCAGGCAGCAACTGAAGCATATAAGTGAAAACCTTAGGGTGAAGGAGTTGCAGAAGTAGGAACAGTTCCCTGGGAAACTAAACAATTAAATATCCTTGTGATGGTTAACTGCCCATCTACAATCAAcacaggagacaaccctcagcaATGTAGTTAATCTCCTTGTCCAGAAAGCCATAATCAAGGGTTTCAGTAGTTAGAAGAATTTTTGCCTCAAATTCAAGATCAGGTGTTGCGTGAATTTGCAGCTaaccagtttctcctggggactTCGGTCTAAACTTCAACATCACTTTTATCAGTTTCCTgtctgcagcctgccctatggagttCAGACTTGTCAACGCCCATGATTCCTCATTAAGACATTtcttaatatatacatacatatgtacacatatacatatgcatgcatacacatatgtatgtgtatatatacatatgatacatacatgcttgttgtttaagcacATTAAggatcaaaattattttcaaacttaGAAAATCTAATGCTGAAATAAGCTTCTCTCACTTCATCCCCCTACACCTCCAAAACATGACAGTATGAAAGTTTCCCTGAGAAGTTACTTCAGAGTTCTTTGGCTTTCTCTTAAGTCTAAACTCAGAGATCGCATACCAGGATGCTGTGCAGCCAAAAGGGGAAAGTCGGAATTCTCAGCCCTGGATTCTGAGGGCTGAATCGGGAAGACAGTCCTTCAACTTTAATGACCCCAGGTGACACTACAGATCACTTACTTGCAACACGTAGAAAGCAACACTTATAACCCATTTTATCTTGGCTAATTGAGCTGTCCGTGCTTTcactgaaaggaaaaagaggttgaaagaattatattgatcttgaaaagtgaagaaaataacCAAGTACACAAAAATGTTATTTCACCTTATAGAATATTTTCTGTATAAACATAATACTTGCACAATAtacttagaaaatataaaatagaattttatgtCATCTACAATCCCTCtgtcattatttaaaatagagtCAGATTGTGAGATCTGAATAGCTTTATGACTGAAAACCCTTAAAATCATTCATTTAAATCAGAAATTCTTCTTAGAATACATTAACTACTAAGCAACAGGACTaaactttccttcctttatttcctgGTCTACAGAGTACACACACCCATAGTGGGGAGTTTAGTTTGTCCGGGCCTGAGCAGGCGCCCCGCTGTACGTGTAAGCAGCCATGGGACCAGCTCACACCGTCTCACACCAGCAGGGCCTCTCAGCACCCAGGCTAACCCCGACAACACAGTCTTCACCCCAGGAGATGGTTGGGTACAGTGGAAactacaaagatgaataagacctGACCCCTACTCGGCAGACTGCCCTCAGATAAGCAGATGGTTCCTGTAAGGACACCACTGGGCATTTCCTAGAGAGTGGAACAAAAGCCTCTGGGAATCCACTAGGAGGTTTTCTCTGGACGTCTTTCTTTCAGAAAGGTGCTGCATTTGAAAATGACAACCTAAAGCAAGGAGTCGGCtctgaagaaaatgtaagaagaCTTAGTTTCTGtgcaaggaagaaaatattaatcATTATTGGCTTTCTTCTAGATAACTTAAGTTTCTAACATTTAGAACAgccaaaaatgaaatatatattctaaGAATCCTTATATAAAGATTTCCCTACTAAGCAGCTACTACTGGTACTACTGACACCAGTACCGTGAGTTTTGAGCTTATCAGTCATCTTGttgatctttctttccaatctggcaTATCTGGCGAACTCGTCCATCATGTTGACAGTGGAGAGCTCTTGCTTCATACCCTGGATCTCAGCTCTCATCTGTGCCTCCTGCTCTGCATCCTTTTGCAACACTCTGGACATCTGGCAGGATGGACAGTGGGGATGAGCACCTTTCCATGTGTGTAcacacccctccccacctcctccaccaTCCTATCTGCTGCCCCTTTCAACCGGGCAAGCCACCCTTCACCTTTGTAGTCAGACTTTGTTACCTTTCTGCTCCCTTcaacaaccacaaaaacaaaattcGCTCAATTCTGAACCACCACCAAattatattttcccatttgtagaaatgttgatggattgttaTGATATATGTATACATCTCtcacaataaatgttaaaattagggTTATGAAAGGAAAGCCTAGCCCATCCCCAGAGCTGTCATTCAGGTGACAGGAAACATTCATCCTCTTCCCTTCCTGAATAATTCAGTCCTAAATTAGGTGGGACAGAGCCAGGTGGGTGGGAAGGGCTGTGACGAGGTCCACAGAGGGGTGCCAGAGCCTAAGCAGGGTGAAGGGGGACTCAGAATCCAAGCACAGTGTGGGGGGCATTCCCACAGAGGGGCAACCTGACAGGGGTCAGAGCCAAGCACAGTGAAATAGGGGAACCCAAGAAAAGGCAGCTGGGCAGGGAGTGGAAGGTGCACTTGCCAGGAAGAACCCAACCAAACACTGGGTATCAAGGCCCCAGTGGACACCCAGACTGGGGGGAGCATGGCGGTAGAGAGATGAAATTATTTATACAAGAGATTGATCAAATATGTAAATTTATTAGGGGTAACTGGGAGCCAGTTTTCCcattatcaggaaaaaaatcttagaaatatAGACAAGGAGAAAATTAGAATGATCACTGGTACTGGATTAGAATTGGAGGTATGGGATTGAACTAGTGGTTTTGATGATGAGACAGACATGATAGACACGATAGAGACAGGACTGAAGATAAGGATGACCATACAGACAGAACCAAATGTTTGGAAACAGGCACTTCTGACTAACCAGTCCCATGTGGGACGCAGCCCACTGGGACCCCTTCCCAGGGGGTTCCCTGATCTGGGGGTCAACGGAGGAGCCACTCACCACCTGCGCGGTCCCcaggtgcccccccccccatacacCTTCAGTGCCAGGACACTCTCCTGGGAACAGATCTCGCTGTCGGGAAGGACACGATGGTGACTGCCAGGTGGTGTGACCCGGGAGGAGGCTGGAGGCAGGACCAGATCTCCAGCCAATGGCACACAGTGGGGTGGTGGGATGGGACACTAGGCAGGTCTGGAGGAAAAGGGGTGAGGGGGACTTAGGAAAAACTTCAGAAAGCCCCTCTGGTGATGGGTCCCCAGGAGTGACCAGTGAACATCTCCAAATTCATCCTGAGACACTCCTCCATCAAAGTGCAGATAAACCAATGGGGGCCACTTGGCAAAATCACTGGCCTATGTCAAATGACATAGTCATTCAAgtcaaggaaagacagaagaattCCCCCAGACTGAAGGGGATCAAAGAGACACAACAAGTTCCTGCAACACGTGGTTCTCAGCTGGGCCCTTTTGGCGTTACTGGGACACCTGGAAAACTGAACGATCTGAGGATGAGACAGCAGATACGCACTTGATGCTTTATGCGGAGAGGCCAACTTTGCAGGAAATGTACACTAAAGTGTTGCTGCTGAGGGGGCTCAGACAGGCAGGTCTGAGGTCTCCCGAGGACGCCTGCGT encodes:
- the GET1 gene encoding guided entry of tail-anchored proteins factor 1 isoform X1, with protein sequence MSAGEADRWAWLLVLSFVFGCNVLRILLPSFSSFMSRVLQKDAEQEAQMRAEIQGMKQELSTVNMMDEFARYARLERKINKMTDKLKTHVKARTAQLAKIKWVISVAFYVLQAALMISLIWKYYSVPVAVVPSKWITPLDRLVAFPTRVAGGIGITCWILVCNKVVAIVLHPFS
- the GET1 gene encoding guided entry of tail-anchored proteins factor 1 isoform X2 codes for the protein MNLMSRVLQKDAEQEAQMRAEIQGMKQELSTVNMMDEFARYARLERKINKMTDKLKTHVKARTAQLAKIKWVISVAFYVLQAALMISLIWKYYSVPVAVVPSKWITPLDRLVAFPTRVAGGIGITCWILVCNKVVAIVLHPFS
- the GET1 gene encoding guided entry of tail-anchored proteins factor 1 isoform X3, which codes for MSRVLQKDAEQEAQMRAEIQGMKQELSTVNMMDEFARYARLERKINKMTDKLKTHVKARTAQLAKIKWVISVAFYVLQAALMISLIWKYYSVPVAVVPSKWITPLDRLVAFPTRVAGGIGITCWILVCNKVVAIVLHPFS